One window of Helicobacter winghamensis ATCC BAA-430 genomic DNA carries:
- the rplQ gene encoding 50S ribosomal protein L17, which translates to MRHGHGYRKLGRTSSHRKALLKNLSLALIASGKIETTLQKAKELQSYFEKLITKARAGDSMAHRLVFSHLQHKESVKKLVTEIAPKYSNRNGGYTRIIKTRLRVGDAAQMAFIELV; encoded by the coding sequence ATGAGACACGGACATGGATATAGAAAGCTAGGGCGCACAAGCTCTCATAGAAAGGCTTTGTTAAAAAATTTATCTTTAGCTTTAATTGCTAGCGGTAAAATTGAAACTACTTTGCAAAAAGCAAAAGAATTACAAAGCTATTTTGAAAAATTAATTACAAAGGCAAGAGCAGGGGATTCTATGGCACATCGTTTAGTATTCTCACATTTGCAACATAAAGAATCTGTTAAGAAGCTTGTAACAGAAATTGCTCCAAAATATTCTAACAGAAATGGTGGTTACACAAGAATTATCAAAACAAGACTAAGAGTAGGCGATGCTGCTCAAATGGCATTTATTGAACTTGTATAA
- the gatC gene encoding Asp-tRNA(Asn)/Glu-tRNA(Gln) amidotransferase subunit GatC → MTIDTALLNKLTRLGGITLEDEKLEITKNHLSEIVNFVENINALELDAIPASFNPLDSKLPMREDIVEFKPEIAKSVLDNAPSTEDNFFIVPKIIE, encoded by the coding sequence ATGACTATTGACACAGCATTATTAAATAAACTTACAAGACTTGGCGGAATCACTCTAGAAGATGAAAAGCTGGAGATAACAAAAAATCACTTAAGTGAAATTGTAAATTTTGTAGAAAACATTAATGCACTTGAGCTAGATGCGATTCCAGCCTCTTTTAATCCACTAGATTCCAAACTTCCTATGCGCGAAGATATTGTAGAATTCAAACCAGAAATCGCCAAAAGCGTACTAGATAATGCTCCAAGCACAGAAGACAACTTCTTTATTGTTCCAAAGATTATTGAGTAA
- a CDS encoding TetR/AcrR family transcriptional regulator has product MQLILSSFFIELQAYYILYHKGVGLVQESKKDLITTKRRISSKANKIKYKEKQEKILKIAWKFFLQYGYKKTSLQMIVKETGGSLATIYKFFKDKKTLFSEAIRENGQDFIDSLDKDFTEVMASQVNLEKYFYRISVRLIQQLFNKDNIAFNRLIIIEGYENPELIEIFHHIAVDRTRHFFLKALEDYNTTHNIGIKNINESLRVFTNLIIEPYLIDAIMIPNYTCPNEDEIHCTVTRAIKIFMLYLKHYKDIK; this is encoded by the coding sequence ATGCAGTTGATATTAAGTTCTTTTTTTATAGAATTGCAAGCATATTACATTTTGTATCATAAGGGGGTAGGCTTGGTTCAAGAATCCAAAAAAGATTTAATCACCACCAAAAGACGCATTTCAAGCAAAGCAAACAAAATTAAATACAAAGAAAAACAAGAAAAAATCCTAAAAATTGCTTGGAAATTCTTTTTGCAATATGGTTATAAGAAAACGAGTTTGCAAATGATTGTCAAAGAAACAGGCGGTTCCTTAGCTACAATTTATAAGTTTTTTAAGGATAAAAAAACGCTTTTTTCTGAAGCCATTAGGGAAAATGGACAAGATTTTATAGATTCTTTAGACAAAGACTTTACTGAAGTGATGGCTTCGCAAGTAAATTTAGAAAAATACTTCTATCGTATTAGTGTGCGTCTTATCCAACAACTTTTCAATAAGGATAATATTGCCTTTAATCGTCTAATTATTATTGAAGGCTACGAAAACCCAGAATTAATCGAAATCTTTCACCATATTGCCGTAGATCGCACACGCCACTTCTTTTTAAAGGCATTAGAAGATTACAACACTACGCATAACATAGGAATTAAAAACATTAATGAGAGTTTGCGCGTTTTTACAAATCTTATTATTGAACCTTATCTTATTGATGCAATTATGATTCCAAATTATACTTGCCCAAATGAAGATGAAATCCATTGCACTGTAACGCGCGCAATTAAAATTTTTATGCTCTATCTTAAACATTACAAGGATATCAAATGA
- a CDS encoding RNA pyrophosphohydrolase has product MKKETKTYRPNVAAIVLSSKYPLVCELFIASRTDIKNAWQFPQGGIDKSETPREALFRELKEEIGTDKIDIVAEYPEWISYDFPSQVVKKMYPYDGQIQKYFLVRLQEQSEININTKEPEFDAYKFVQMEELFGHITYFKRPVYRQVLEYFRRKGYL; this is encoded by the coding sequence GTGAAAAAAGAAACAAAAACATATCGCCCAAATGTTGCCGCCATAGTCCTTTCCTCTAAATATCCCTTAGTGTGTGAGTTATTTATCGCAAGTCGCACAGATATTAAAAATGCTTGGCAGTTTCCGCAAGGAGGAATTGATAAATCAGAAACACCAAGGGAGGCTTTATTTCGTGAGCTAAAAGAAGAGATAGGAACGGATAAGATTGATATTGTTGCAGAATACCCTGAGTGGATTAGCTATGACTTTCCAAGTCAAGTTGTAAAAAAAATGTATCCTTATGATGGACAAATTCAAAAATATTTTTTGGTGCGTTTGCAAGAACAAAGTGAGATTAATATTAATACAAAAGAGCCAGAGTTTGATGCATATAAATTTGTGCAAATGGAGGAATTGTTTGGCCACATAACATATTTTAAGCGTCCTGTTTATAGGCAGGTTTTGGAATACTTTAGAAGAAAGGGTTATTTATAA
- a CDS encoding aspartate kinase — MLIVQKYGGTSVGDCERIQNVAKRVIEAKRAGNSVVVVVSAMSGETDKLLGYTQFFSRLPNTREVDMVLSAGERVTSALLAIALEELGYKAISLSGRGAGMITDSSHTKARIESIDTMRLNDLLAKDYIVVVAGFQGVTQQGDVTTLGRGGSDLSAVALAGALQADLCEIYTDVDGVYTTDPRIEPKAKKINKISYDEMLELASMGAKVLLNRSVEMAKKLNVNLVTRNSFNHNEGTLITKEEEIMEHPIVSGIALDKNQARVSICNVEDRPGIAAEIFGALSEANINVDMIVQTIGRDGKTDVDFTIPEVELENTKRVLKAFESNVESIDYDSDIAKVSIVGVGMKSHSGVAAKAFQALAEDNINIMMISTSEIKISMIIGLKYSELAIRTLHSVYALDK, encoded by the coding sequence ATGTTGATTGTTCAAAAATACGGCGGAACAAGTGTTGGGGATTGTGAGAGAATCCAAAATGTTGCAAAACGCGTGATTGAAGCAAAAAGAGCTGGAAATAGCGTTGTTGTTGTGGTTTCAGCAATGAGTGGTGAAACAGATAAGCTCTTAGGCTATACGCAGTTTTTTTCAAGACTTCCTAATACGCGTGAAGTGGATATGGTGTTAAGTGCTGGGGAGCGTGTAACAAGTGCTTTACTTGCCATTGCATTAGAAGAGTTAGGATATAAGGCGATTTCTCTTAGTGGAAGGGGAGCGGGAATGATTACAGATTCTTCGCATACAAAGGCAAGGATTGAATCTATTGATACAATGCGCTTAAATGATTTGCTTGCGAAAGATTATATTGTCGTTGTTGCTGGATTTCAAGGTGTTACGCAGCAAGGCGATGTTACAACGCTAGGGCGTGGCGGAAGTGATCTTTCTGCTGTTGCTTTGGCTGGAGCATTGCAGGCAGATTTGTGTGAGATTTACACAGATGTCGATGGAGTTTATACAACAGATCCAAGAATTGAACCTAAAGCAAAAAAGATCAATAAAATCAGTTATGACGAAATGCTAGAGCTTGCTTCAATGGGGGCAAAAGTTTTACTAAATCGCTCTGTTGAAATGGCAAAAAAACTCAATGTTAATTTAGTTACAAGAAATAGTTTTAATCACAACGAAGGAACATTAATTACAAAGGAAGAAGAAATTATGGAACACCCAATTGTAAGCGGAATCGCATTAGATAAAAATCAAGCAAGAGTGAGCATTTGTAATGTAGAAGATAGACCTGGGATTGCGGCAGAAATTTTTGGCGCACTATCAGAAGCAAATATTAATGTAGATATGATTGTTCAAACTATCGGGCGTGATGGTAAAACAGATGTGGATTTTACTATCCCTGAAGTGGAGCTAGAAAACACAAAGCGTGTTTTAAAAGCATTTGAAAGTAATGTGGAAAGCATTGATTATGACTCTGATATTGCTAAAGTTTCTATTGTTGGTGTGGGAATGAAATCCCATAGTGGTGTGGCAGCAAAGGCATTTCAAGCTCTAGCAGAAGATAATATTAATATTATGATGATTAGCACAAGTGAGATTAAAATCTCTATGATTATTGGGCTTAAATATTCAGAACTTGCAATCCGCACGCTTCATAGTGTGTATGCACTTGATAAATAA
- a CDS encoding HobA family DNA replication regulator — MQDLSSWVLQTLRHDASHPTWLEERKFEWIPLLKRALQKIFNGESLILVTDYEREWFMHYVVQSINRSNNRPYVPIIAINALFPKIDKISHKDEMEIALIHDYFGNIFSQKYGFWYVGRNDALRAKLALSQEDGFLWMFDTNLQNSFTLQSTDILVDIKLIQMYKIFNLALEAVMFGNVRLD; from the coding sequence ATGCAAGATTTATCCAGTTGGGTTTTGCAAACTTTGCGTCACGATGCAAGTCATCCTACTTGGCTTGAAGAGCGTAAATTTGAGTGGATTCCACTCTTAAAGCGTGCATTGCAAAAAATCTTTAATGGAGAGAGTTTGATTTTGGTTACAGATTATGAAAGAGAATGGTTTATGCATTATGTGGTGCAATCTATTAACCGCTCTAATAATCGTCCATATGTACCTATAATTGCTATTAATGCACTTTTTCCAAAAATTGATAAAATCTCGCATAAAGATGAGATGGAAATCGCACTTATTCACGACTACTTTGGTAATATTTTCTCACAAAAATATGGCTTTTGGTATGTAGGGCGTAATGATGCCCTGCGTGCAAAGCTTGCTTTAAGTCAAGAAGATGGGTTTTTGTGGATGTTTGATACAAATTTACAAAATAGTTTTACACTGCAATCAACAGATATTTTAGTGGATATTAAGTTAATACAGATGTATAAAATTTTTAATTTAGCTCTTGAAGCAGTGATGTTTGGTAATGTGCGATTAGATTAG
- a CDS encoding DNA polymerase III subunit delta' — MEMIKIGHIELVNDPIESASAYFSTQDPQNTRLFCSNELDIDTARSIIDESYIASKGTKQILIAALSYNLYAQNALLKVLEEPPSGTIFVIYAKMKSLLLPTIRSRMPIINHAKAQRLPHFPISLKTLNLESIYQFLKEREKEFNNPLLKDEIQSLYLDSIKYGLSFSNKETQLFEKAISWEDQYESTSNIFAVLLLLVLRKKKQQLNATLKN; from the coding sequence ATGGAGATGATAAAAATTGGGCATATTGAGTTAGTTAATGATCCCATAGAGAGTGCAAGTGCTTATTTTAGCACGCAAGATCCTCAAAATACGCGTTTATTTTGCTCTAATGAGCTGGATATTGACACTGCGCGTTCTATCATTGATGAGAGTTATATTGCAAGTAAAGGGACGAAACAGATTCTAATTGCAGCTTTAAGTTATAATTTATATGCTCAAAATGCGCTTTTAAAGGTGCTTGAGGAGCCACCAAGTGGCACGATTTTTGTTATTTATGCTAAAATGAAATCTTTGCTTTTACCTACAATTCGCTCAAGAATGCCTATCATTAATCACGCTAAAGCGCAACGCTTGCCACATTTTCCAATTTCCCTTAAAACATTAAATTTGGAGAGTATATATCAGTTTCTAAAAGAGCGTGAAAAAGAATTTAACAATCCGCTTCTAAAAGATGAAATACAGAGTTTGTATTTAGATTCCATTAAGTATGGCTTAAGTTTTTCTAACAAAGAGACTCAACTTTTTGAAAAGGCAATATCTTGGGAAGATCAATATGAAAGTACAAGCAATATTTTTGCTGTGCTTTTACTTCTTGTTTTGCGCAAAAAGAAGCAACAACTAAATGCAACGCTTAAAAACTAG